TATGTGACTTCTAATGAGCAGCAGAACATGAAACTATGACACTTAAAACCCAAGCCCCAAGATCCAGTAATTAGGATCAAATAAGCATCGGCATTAAACACTATActacctttatttttttttgaaattaaatgaaCACTATACTACCTTTAAGCCAATGCTAGTTTCACATTATGGAGTACAAAGAAAAGAATCACTCACCAAGCCAACAAAAAACCGCACTGCAACTTGTCCAGACCGCACTGCATCATATTGCATCCATGTTCTACGGACAGCCATTCTACGCTTAAAATTATTTGTGGTAGAAAATACACCAATAAAGAGATCTAGTCTTTTTCGTGGAGGAAGAGGAGCTGCTTTTAAGGCTTCCAAGTCGCTTATATGCTCTGCATCCTCTGATGTTGGTAAACCACTTGCGACAACAGAAATTAATTTTATGTCTCCCGATATCCTCACTTCACTTATGAGCCATGGTTCCAAAGTCTAATAAGATATATAGCCAAATTAAAGAAGATTCAGTAAAACAGATAACCATTATGATGATGCAGAAAGATCCATCGTAAACTTCTGAGGaaacaaagaagagaaaaggaaaatggGGGGAAAAAATTACTTCACGGAAAGCAAAAGATGTTATGTGTCTTCCATCAACTGTCATCTGAATTCCTTCAGATCCTACTCTCAGAGTGGCAACCGAGAGATATCCTtgcttgaaaggaaaatatttttttgatttagcCCCGTCCTGAACCATGCTAGATTTATTTGTTGCAATGACATGCCGAGTGGACGTGACATTGCCCACCATCCCATTGCATTGATCCAATTCATCCACTGACGAAAAAGGTAACCAATGTTAGAAACAATGCAACGAGCACAGGGTGAACAAGTGAGGACATCATTGAAGCTGAAAAAGATAATAAAAGGAGGCTAAAAGAGAAAAGGGAAATCTCATCAAGCAGAGAGAATAGAGGAGCAAAGGAGATAATGCAATTTTAGAAATCATTTCGATTCCAGGAAATAGACCAATCAGCTTTTAACAAATCGGAGAAAAGGTTTGCAGCAAtggaaaaataaatcaataagtTGGTTGACAAAAAGGGAGACAATTTTATCATCAATATCAACAGGGAAGAGACGATGAAAGAAATTTTCCAAGAAAAATAAGCATTTAAAGAGAATAGACCATTTTCAGAATGTTTAGTATAATATCAGCACACAAATTAAATTCCCATATATTTGCAGGATCTAGATGTCCACAGGTGACATCGCCTTCAAGAATAACAAGTTTATTTCCATAAATGGCATGTCCAAATTGTGATTGCAGTTAATTGATCACACAGGAGGATGCAGCATCGCTTCTAAAAAGTcggttgaaagagttgaaagaaatgTAGGAAAATGAGCTACAAAGCTTGAACTTCTACTTTAAGGAATGAACTCTCTTATGTGAAGAGGGAAAAAAACTATTACCTTTCTTACTCTTTTCATCTGATGGTAATGGACAGCGCTCCTCTTCACCCCAGTCATGTGCAATAGTCCAGGTGTTTTGTACGATTACAGGATCCTCGGTTATTTTATCACCATGGAGCCTAACATTGTAGTGCAGAATAACAGGAGGGTCTGGTTCACCTGGTAGTGGTTCACCAGTCAAATCTATCCGAAAATTCCCAAGAAGACCATTTGGAATGCCAATTATTGTGATGGAAGAACCCTGAGTCAGACCACAAGGAAGCCGCAACTTAAAGCCGCTAGCATCAAGTTCTGTAGCATTGGTTTTGCTAAGAAAATGAGGACATTGTTTCTGTTTCCCTGTCTTAATTGAACTATCATTTGTATCGAGTTTGTCCATCTCTACTGCACTCATGAGGTTGTTCCATGCAACAGTGGCTTCCTTAACCGCCTCTATAGCATTAGGTAAAACTAGATCATGAGTGATTAACCTTTTCAATTGATACCACGTAGACAAAGATTGTTGCTCCTGAGCTGACAGGTTCCTCTTGATAAAGAGATCAGAGACAACAATTTCAGCAGGTAttacttgattatttttttctggaTGGTGAGCTGCAGGTGGAGCCATAGCATTTATCCATTCAAGGGGATTTGTCATATTGAAGTAGAGAGAACTTGTAACATAGCTTTCCTTGACAGGTTTCCTCATCACACAGTATCCCAGGACCAAAAACATCAACAGGGATGTAGTTAAAACACCACCGTACCATTTCTTCATTTCTATTCTCAATACAACTATTAAATCATTTAGCACTTAATTCAATGAATGTCAGACTAGATTAGCCCAGAGAGTCAACAGAACAGTAGCACCTGCAACAGATGCTAACAATTTAATAACTTATCTCACTATGTACATGCTAATGAGGAGAAAAGAACCACAACCAACTTGAAGCGCAACACCAAATCTTAATCATGTAAGTCCAGACTCAAGTGTTAAATCAGTTTAGGTTATTAGTATAGTGCAAAAGCCAAAAAGAAACGATGTTTGTTTCCTCAGAACACCAAATAAAGCACACACTATTACATTGTTCCTGTATTGGAGGCCAAATACTGATGGTAGGTGAGATGAAAAATTGTCTAATATGAGACTATAGATTCATGTACACTGCCCAAGGAAACGTCGAACCTAGTTGACTGCTTGGCTGATGATCAATTTGGGGGCATGTTCTTGAACATCAAAAGATGTAGTTTTCCAAGAATGAATTGAACACCTAAAGGACTTATGCTTTAATATAAGTCCCCTATCAATGACTAATAGATTGAACAGAGAGATTGGTTCTAAATAAAGGAACAAAGTGCTCCAAAGCAAAGATGCCAACTTTCTCTTTTGATAAAGGGAAAGATAAGAACTTGAATGCAGAAGAGTATGTTCCAAGCTATATAGTGAAATAGTAAGGGCAGCAGCTAAGAAGCGGGTGTCTGCAGTTTATATAACTTGGAGAAGTTTCAGTAGTATTTTAATAGCaaagacaagaaaaaaaaaaatgtctgtCAAACACACTAAGGCCAGCCAAGTCAAGAGAAAAGATTCGAAGattatatataaacacaaatgAATCATAACCGTCCTATTTTGTTATACGAAGGTGATAATATTATCTTTTCTGCCTGATATTCTTAGATCaaaaaataaaggagaaaaagaggctctcaaattaaataactaaacatCTATAAACCTGCCATTTGACAATCCTAATGAATTTCTGATTCCCTTTCTGAGTGTATTTAACTTTTATTAACAGGATCATGTACCAGTGGAAAGAAATGGAAAGGAACATTGAAGGCTATCAGGAAAAGGAATAGTATCAAACTCTATCTAGAGCATAAGAAGAGCTGAAAATGCTCTAAAATAAACATCCACACTAGAAAATAACAGAAAACAGAGTGGAAATTTTTATAGATAACAACTAGgtactaataaaaatatgatactagatTCTTGCCCTGTCATCTGAGAAAATTAAATGCTTATAAACTATTTCCAAGATTTTACACCCTCAAATGCTATATTAAATTCTGCTTACTCTTCAATATATCAGTATTTTAAACTAAGATGTGCCACTGAAGCCAGCACCTGAAGTTACAGAATAAACAATTATCATAATAGACAAGAACAATTTAGATCGGCACAATGCGCGAGAACCATCAGTACTCAACTGCCAATCTCCACCAGTTTTCAAATGCAGATCTCAATCTCAACAAAACACAAcaccaaagaaaaaagaaacagtGCAAATACCTAACATaaagacaattaaaaatggaagaaGTATGAGCATCAAacttaagaaaaaacaaaaggaaagaCTTACTTAATCATACTCGGAGTTTACATAAGTACATTTCCTCCATATTCACTAGAAAAGCCTACAAATTAGCTTCTCCAGACTCCGGAGACGCCACTGCAGTCTGCAAATTCACATTAATCGAGCAACTAATCCTAGAGTGCCGCAGTTTCCTTCAATATGAAGCACAATGCACAAATCTAACAGCTTAAACCTGAAAGCTAAACAGAAGAAACTTCCGATTAAAACTCAAAACTGCTATAAAAAATCAACCGACACTTTCTACTTCCAAAAAAAGCGATTTTAACAACAAAGCATACAATTACGCCGGAGAAGctaaaaaatagaagaaatttcCGAAATGCACAGATCGATGagcttaaaactgaaaaaataaacaGCAAAACCAAACAAATTGAAGTAATTACGAACATTTTCCGATAAATCACACTTATATCCAAACTTAAAAATACTTCAACAACGATAACCGAGAAAAAACAAGCGTAATTTCGAGAGTATTCCCGAAATGTACAGATCGAACTGAAAATTAAGCAGCAAAATCCACaataaacaaatgaaaattccattaaaaaatttgaacaaTCACAACTGCCATAATCAAAGTCCGTGAACATTTTCTACCATCAAAcacgtaaaaaaaaattttaaatgcCGAAGAGTAAGAAATTACGAGCAAAACTCGAAAAAACACACTTAAATCCAAACTTCAAAGCATTAAAACTCTGAATACCGAGAAAAACGAAGCGTAGCTCCAGAGTATTCCCGAAATGTACAGATCGAACTGCTTAAAACTGAAAAGTAAGCAGCAAAATCAACAGTAACAAAGAAAAATTCCAGTCAAAAAATTTGAACAATCACACGGTTGCAAACATTTTCTACTAtcaaaaacgaaaaaaaaacgTACCTGGAGAATGGTGAGAATGATTATGCCGGAGAAGTTTGTTGAAGAAACACTTGGATTTTGTTAGCACTAGAAATGAACaatgaaagagttaaaagagagaaaaaaaaaacagaattgAGAGAGAagcttaaaaaaatgaaattagagagagaaagatgATTTATATATGGGCCCGTTGTTGCATCGCTGTCGCTTGGACTTGACTACAAGTCTTACACCaaattaaggaaaaatcaaaagGAACGCGGAGTGAAAATACAtttcaactaattaattagttttaattgACCATCCTCCGTTGTGCGAACCGACTCGTCTAGCTTTGATCTTCTCTTAAATTCTCAAAGTCGGATTAGAGGAGCACTCATCTAGATACAACGTTCA
The DNA window shown above is from Solanum stenotomum isolate F172 chromosome 6, ASM1918654v1, whole genome shotgun sequence and carries:
- the LOC125866981 gene encoding beta-1,3-galactosyltransferase GALT1; the protein is MKKWYGGVLTTSLLMFLVLGYCVMRKPVKESYVTSSLYFNMTNPLEWINAMAPPAAHHPEKNNQVIPAEIVVSDLFIKRNLSAQEQQSLSTWYQLKRLITHDLVLPNAIEAVKEATVAWNNLMSAVEMDKLDTNDSSIKTGKQKQCPHFLSKTNATELDASGFKLRLPCGLTQGSSITIIGIPNGLLGNFRIDLTGEPLPGEPDPPVILHYNVRLHGDKITEDPVIVQNTWTIAHDWGEEERCPLPSDEKSKKVDELDQCNGMVGNVTSTRHVIATNKSSMVQDGAKSKKYFPFKQGYLSVATLRVGSEGIQMTVDGRHITSFAFRETLEPWLISEVRISGDIKLISVVASGLPTSEDAEHISDLEALKAAPLPPRKRLDLFIGVFSTTNNFKRRMAVRRTWMQYDAVRSGQVAVRFFVGLHKNQMVNEELWNEARTYRDIQLMPFVDYYSLITWKTIAICVFGTEVVSAKFVMKTDDDAFVRVDEILSSMERVNRTRGLLYGLINTDSQPHRSPDSKWFISPEEWPEETYPPWAHGPGYVVSSDIAKTISSKQRKGRLKMFKLEDVAMGIWISEMKKKGLEVKYEKEERIFNEGCRDGYVIAHYQSPREMLCLWQKIEEKKRALCCGD